In Phocoena phocoena chromosome 11, mPhoPho1.1, whole genome shotgun sequence, one DNA window encodes the following:
- the ALG10 gene encoding dol-P-Glc:Glc(2)Man(9)GlcNAc(2)-PP-Dol alpha-1,2-glucosyltransferase, whose product MLSSLRPVPPCAPISSPNVKLDFGDLRIPHMFSRTRFLAMRAGMAQLEGYYFSAALSCTFLVSCLLFSAFSRALREPYMDEIFHLPQAQRYCEGHFSLSQWDPMITTLPGLYLLSVGVVKPASWIFGWSEHIVCSIGMLRFVNLLFSVGNFYLLYLLLHKVQPRHKAASSIQRILSTLTLAVFPTLYFFNFLYYTEAGSMFFTLFAYLMCLYGNHKTSALLGFCGFMFRQTNIIWAIFCAGNVVAQKLTEAWKTELQKKKEEKLPSIKGPFSEFRKILQFLLAYSMSFKNLSMLFLLTWPYILLMFLFCAFVVVNGGIVIGDRSSHEACLHFPQLFYFFSFTLFFSFPHLLSLKKIRSFLCLVWKRRIQFFVITLVSIFLVWKFTYAHKYLLADNRHYTFYVWKRVFQRYEIVKYLLVPVYIFAGWSIADSLKSKSIFWNLMFFVCLFTVIVPQKLLEFRYFILPYVIYRLNIPLPPTSRLVCELGCYAVVNFLTFYIFLNKTFQWPNSQDIQRFMW is encoded by the exons ATGCTCAGTTCCCTCCGGCCAGTCCCTCCTTGCGCGCCCATTTCGAGCCCGAATGTCAAGCTTGACTTTGGGGACCTGAGAATCCCGCACATGTTTTCCAGGACTAGATTCTTGGCTATGCGGGCAGGAATGGCGCAGCTGGAGGGTTACTATTTCTCGGCAGCCCTGAGCTGTACCTTTTTAGTGTCCTGCCTCCTTTTCTCTGCTTTCAGCCGGGCGCTGCGAGAGCCCTACATGGACGAGATCTTCCACCTGCCGCAGGCACAGCGCTACTGTGAGGGCCATTTCTCCCTCTCGCAG TGGGACCCCATGATTACTACATTACCTGGCTTATACCTGCTGTCAGTTGGAGTGGTCAAACCTGCCAGTTGGATCTTCGGATGGTCAGAACACATTGTCTGCTCCATTGGAATGCTCAGATTTGTTAATCTTCTCTTCAGTGTTGGCAACTTCTATTTACTATATTTGCTTCTCCACAAGGTGCAACCCAGGCACaag GCTGCCTCAAGTATCCAGAGAATCTTGTCAACATTAACATTAGCAGTATTTCCCAcactctatttttttaacttcctttatTATACAGAAGCAGGATCCATGTTTTTTACTCTTTTTGCCTACTTGATGTGTCTTTATGGAAATCATAAAACTTCAGCCTTGCTTGGATTTTGTGGCTTCATGTTTCGTCAAACAAATATCATCTGGGCTATCTTCTGCGCAGGAAACGTTGTTGCACAAAAGTTGACTGAAGCTTGGAAAACCGagctacaaaagaagaaagaagagaagcttCCCTCTATTAAAGGACCATTTTCAGAATTCAGGAAAATTCTTCAGTTCCTTTTGGCTTATTCCATGTCCTTTAAGAACTTGAGTATGCTTTTCCTTTTGACTTGGCCCTACATCCTTctaatgtttctgttttgtgcttTTGTGGTAGTTAATGGTGGAATTGTTATTGGTGACCGGAGTAGTCATGAAGCCTGCCTACACTTTCCTCAGCtattctactttttctcttttactctctttttttcctttcctcacctACTGTCTCTTAAGAAAATCAGGTCTTTTCTTTGCTTAGTTTGGAAACGGAGAATTCAGTTTTTTGTGATTACTTTAGTCTCCATATTTTTAGTTTGGAAATTTACTTATGCTCATAAATACTTGCTAGCAGATAATAGACATTATACATTCTATGTGTGGAAAAGAGTTTTTCAAAGATatgaaattgtgaaatatttgttAGTTCCAGTTTATATATTTGCCGGTTGGAGTATCGCTGACTCATTGAAATCAAAGTCGATATTCTGGAATTTAATGTTTTTCGTATGCTTATTCACTGTTATAGTACCTCAGAAACTGCTAGAATTTCGTTACTTCATTTTACCCTATGTTATTTATAGGCTTAACATACCTCTGCCACCTACATCCAGACTTGTTTGTGAGCTGGGTTGCTATGCAGTTGTGAATTTCCTAACTTTTTATATCTTTCTGAATAAGACTTTTCAGTGGCCAAATAGTCAGGACATTCAGAGGTTTATGTGGTAA